A window of Armatimonadota bacterium contains these coding sequences:
- a CDS encoding DUF86 domain-containing protein: MGVKERHARAKPLPADLSQRLDALPELLARHPIRAAYLFGSLQDEEATPADVDLAVLPDRGYTYAALYADLSTLLGTDCLDVVDLRVAPPPLQWAAIRGRRIFARSEADAEAFEARVRRVYRDDRLRWHRRVSDLGRSPPMPVRRDLVARLLGELERTAQELEKYRQVDGSHLRADLSLRWTVERGLLAGLTTLFQIAEHILAAHFRRVPETDEGLLVDLRDLGVLPDVLYQELRGAGGFRNVLVHQYVTIDLDEVAGAVRRAPTILRRFAQAISSWLASQPDA; encoded by the coding sequence ATGGGGGTGAAGGAGCGTCACGCCCGGGCGAAGCCGCTGCCGGCCGACCTGTCGCAGCGGTTGGACGCCCTTCCCGAGCTTCTGGCCCGCCACCCCATCCGCGCGGCCTACCTGTTCGGATCCCTCCAGGATGAGGAGGCCACGCCCGCCGACGTCGACCTGGCGGTGCTGCCGGACAGGGGCTACACATACGCTGCCCTGTACGCCGACCTCTCGACCCTGCTGGGGACGGATTGCCTGGACGTGGTGGACCTGCGCGTGGCGCCCCCGCCGCTCCAGTGGGCGGCGATCCGGGGCCGGCGGATCTTCGCCCGCTCCGAAGCCGACGCTGAGGCCTTCGAGGCTCGCGTCCGCAGGGTGTATCGGGACGATCGACTGCGCTGGCATCGCCGTGTCTCAGATCTCGGGAGGAGCCCTCCGATGCCGGTTCGGCGTGACCTCGTGGCTCGTCTACTCGGTGAGCTGGAGCGTACCGCCCAGGAACTGGAGAAGTATCGGCAGGTCGACGGTTCGCACCTGCGGGCCGACCTCAGCCTGCGCTGGACGGTCGAACGCGGGCTCCTGGCGGGACTCACGACCCTCTTCCAGATCGCGGAGCACATCCTGGCGGCGCACTTCCGCCGCGTTCCGGAGACCGACGAAGGCCTGCTTGTCGACCTGCGGGACCTGGGGGTCCTCCCCGATGTCCTCTACCAGGAGCTCCGTGGAGCAGGCGGATTCCGCAACGTCCTCGTGCACCAGTACGTGACCATCGACCTCGACGAAGTCGCAGGAGCCGTCCGGCGCGCTCCGACCATCCTCCGCCGGTTCGCGCAGGCGATCTCCTCCTGGCTGGCCAGCCAGCCCGACGCATGA